A single Sutterella megalosphaeroides DNA region contains:
- a CDS encoding helix-turn-helix transcriptional regulator, with product MTQGIKSGMRRMIIDKMLVEKGAVSFEELVAVLKVSAPTVKRDLRYMREMLNAPIRFSSTRGGYFYDDESKPEAAGAKTKGKRDDAAEGARRPKPKLWYTSEELLALANMIELLGRLGEDPESMLAKDLAPLRARALNLFTLGGMEPSELARRVRVVSREKAFREPDTFETIGVALCARRRLEMHYYNPKRDDTTVRVISPMRLVHANNRWYVDAFDHTTDKLKTFLIENVRRAEILEKSVRRMTLKAVAKELDGGYGMFRSRNIETAVIRFDKSIASYILREIWHEKQEVVPEEDGSILLKVPYASGTELVGDVLRWGDKAEILEPPKLRNEMIDAARRLCARYDRKAH from the coding sequence ATGACCCAGGGTATCAAGAGCGGCATGCGTCGAATGATCATCGACAAAATGCTCGTTGAAAAAGGTGCCGTTTCGTTCGAGGAGCTCGTTGCCGTACTGAAAGTGAGCGCTCCCACCGTGAAGCGCGATTTGCGTTACATGCGCGAAATGCTCAACGCGCCGATTCGCTTTTCGAGCACGCGCGGCGGCTACTTCTACGACGACGAGTCGAAGCCCGAAGCCGCCGGTGCGAAGACGAAGGGCAAGCGCGACGACGCAGCCGAGGGCGCCCGCCGCCCGAAGCCCAAGCTTTGGTACACGTCCGAAGAGCTCCTCGCTCTGGCGAACATGATCGAGTTGCTCGGTCGCTTGGGCGAAGACCCCGAGTCGATGCTCGCAAAGGACCTCGCGCCTTTGCGCGCCCGCGCGCTCAATCTTTTCACGCTCGGCGGCATGGAGCCTTCGGAGCTCGCTCGGCGCGTACGCGTGGTGAGCCGCGAGAAGGCGTTTCGAGAACCCGATACGTTCGAGACGATCGGCGTGGCGCTCTGTGCGCGCCGCCGCCTGGAGATGCACTACTACAACCCGAAGCGCGACGACACGACCGTGCGCGTCATCTCGCCCATGCGCCTCGTGCACGCGAACAACCGCTGGTACGTCGACGCCTTCGACCATACGACCGACAAACTCAAAACGTTCCTCATCGAGAACGTGCGCCGCGCCGAAATTCTTGAGAAGAGCGTGCGCCGCATGACGCTCAAAGCCGTCGCGAAAGAGCTCGACGGCGGCTACGGCATGTTCCGAAGCCGCAACATCGAAACCGCGGTGATCCGCTTCGACAAGTCGATCGCTTCCTATATCCTTCGCGAGATCTGGCACGAAAAGCAGGAAGTGGTGCCCGAGGAGGACGGATCGATCCTTCTCAAGGTGCCGTACGCTTCCGGCACGGAACTTGTCGGGGACGTCCTCCGATGGGGTGACAAAGCCGAGATTCTCGAACCTCCCAAACTTCGCAACGAAATGATCGACGCCGCGCGCCGACTGTGTGCCCGCTACGACCGAAAGGCCCATTGA
- a CDS encoding DNA translocase FtsK yields the protein MARKSNQKRKTTDRDALSERSRWARLLAWMLERIKAGLHHVVHFLWEWSWTFSIPVGVILAMTLGSYSPDDPAFSVSTSKSPENLCGLWGAWAADLLFGAFGLSAWWIVPGFFMIAVFAIRSQLRRARGETDPERINPPKFSACVGFLALMLGSTGLEALRLRRFEVVLPAHSGGVLGHSLGTSLEYYVGLGLSTVMFFTLMAIGLSLLMDFSWVNVSESLGRFLDRFVIRPIVRLKSGEGPEAETKLAAQAEGDLAKQSRAAAVDTESRLPLRIIKPKAAAPERAAPAPRSEAPRPEGRGLGADSPRPSLGLLDDPDEETRGVDEETIGMTSRLIVSKLKSYNIEAAVMSAQPGPVITQYWLEPGAGVKGSQIENARDDLRRALGVQAVRVVLSVPGTSYIALEVPNPVRQTVRLKEILQSEAYETSKSLLTLAIGKDIAGRPFVMDLAKTPHLLVAGTTGSGKSVGINAMILSMLYRTDPSQLRLVLIDPKMLEFSLYNGIPHLLCPVVTDMNKAATALKWLTREMDNRYAVMSRIGVRHFTSYNERVREAIERGQPIRDPMAAPDDPLAGTLEPWPYIVCVVDELADLMLTNRKEVEGEITRLTQKARAAGIHLILATQRPSVDVVTSLIKANVPTRISFQVASAIDSRVILGEPGAEQLLGYGDLLLHRPGEPGAKRVQGCFVADGEVQRVVDELKKYGSPSYVSDVTESVDPEAAGDDAGGSRRSGETDPLYDQAVQVVLSEKRASISFVQRHLGIGYNRAANILEAMEEAGIVSKASATGKRSILVNSEH from the coding sequence ATGGCGAGGAAGAGCAATCAGAAGAGAAAGACGACGGATCGGGACGCCCTCTCGGAGCGTTCGCGCTGGGCGCGGCTACTGGCCTGGATGCTGGAGCGCATCAAGGCGGGGCTTCACCACGTCGTGCACTTTTTGTGGGAGTGGAGCTGGACCTTTTCGATTCCGGTCGGCGTCATTCTTGCGATGACGCTCGGGAGCTATTCGCCCGACGACCCGGCTTTTTCGGTGAGCACGTCGAAATCGCCCGAGAACCTGTGCGGTCTCTGGGGCGCGTGGGCGGCGGACCTTCTTTTCGGCGCCTTCGGGCTCTCGGCTTGGTGGATCGTCCCGGGCTTTTTCATGATCGCGGTTTTTGCCATCCGTTCGCAGTTGCGCCGCGCGCGCGGCGAAACGGATCCCGAGCGCATCAATCCGCCGAAGTTTTCCGCCTGCGTCGGGTTCCTCGCATTGATGCTCGGCTCGACCGGGCTAGAGGCGCTGCGACTCCGACGCTTCGAAGTGGTGCTTCCCGCGCACTCGGGGGGCGTCCTCGGTCATTCGCTCGGCACGTCGCTCGAGTACTACGTCGGGCTCGGCCTCTCGACCGTGATGTTTTTCACGCTGATGGCGATCGGCCTTTCGCTTCTCATGGACTTCTCGTGGGTGAACGTCTCCGAATCTCTGGGGCGCTTTCTCGACCGCTTCGTCATTCGGCCCATCGTGCGCCTGAAGTCGGGCGAAGGGCCTGAGGCCGAAACGAAGCTTGCCGCTCAGGCCGAAGGGGATCTCGCGAAGCAAAGTCGCGCGGCCGCGGTCGATACCGAAAGCCGCCTTCCGCTTCGCATCATCAAGCCCAAAGCCGCGGCGCCCGAAAGGGCTGCGCCCGCCCCGCGGAGCGAAGCACCGCGCCCCGAAGGCCGGGGCCTGGGGGCGGACTCGCCCCGTCCGAGTCTCGGGCTTCTCGACGACCCCGACGAAGAAACGCGCGGCGTCGACGAAGAGACGATCGGCATGACGAGTCGACTGATCGTCTCGAAGCTCAAAAGCTACAACATCGAAGCCGCCGTGATGAGCGCGCAGCCCGGCCCCGTGATCACGCAGTATTGGCTTGAGCCGGGTGCGGGCGTGAAGGGCTCGCAAATCGAAAACGCCCGCGACGACCTGCGTCGCGCCCTGGGCGTGCAGGCGGTGCGCGTGGTGCTTTCGGTGCCGGGGACGAGCTATATCGCGCTCGAAGTGCCGAATCCCGTTCGTCAGACGGTGCGCCTCAAGGAAATTCTGCAGTCGGAAGCGTACGAAACGAGCAAGTCCCTTTTGACGCTTGCGATCGGCAAGGACATCGCGGGCCGCCCCTTCGTCATGGACCTCGCGAAAACGCCGCACCTTCTCGTTGCGGGTACGACGGGCTCCGGCAAGTCGGTCGGCATCAACGCGATGATCCTCTCGATGCTCTACCGCACGGATCCTTCGCAGCTGCGCCTCGTCCTCATCGACCCGAAGATGCTCGAATTCTCGCTCTACAACGGGATTCCGCATCTGCTCTGCCCGGTCGTCACCGACATGAACAAGGCGGCGACCGCCCTCAAGTGGCTGACGCGCGAGATGGACAACCGTTACGCGGTGATGAGCCGCATCGGCGTGCGCCACTTCACGAGCTACAACGAACGCGTGCGCGAAGCGATCGAGCGCGGGCAGCCGATTCGCGACCCGATGGCCGCACCCGACGATCCGCTCGCCGGCACGCTCGAACCCTGGCCCTACATCGTGTGCGTGGTCGACGAACTCGCCGACCTCATGCTCACGAACCGCAAGGAAGTCGAAGGCGAAATCACGCGCCTCACGCAAAAGGCCCGTGCGGCGGGGATTCATCTGATTCTCGCCACGCAGCGCCCGTCGGTCGACGTGGTCACGTCGCTCATCAAGGCGAACGTCCCGACGCGCATTTCCTTCCAGGTGGCTTCCGCCATCGACAGCCGCGTGATTCTGGGCGAGCCCGGCGCCGAGCAGCTCCTCGGTTACGGCGACCTCCTCTTGCACCGCCCCGGGGAACCGGGCGCGAAGCGCGTTCAGGGGTGCTTCGTCGCCGACGGCGAGGTGCAGCGCGTCGTCGACGAGCTGAAGAAGTACGGTTCGCCGAGTTACGTCTCGGACGTCACCGAATCGGTCGATCCGGAAGCGGCCGGGGACGACGCGGGCGGCTCCCGCCGCTCGGGCGAAACGGATCCCCTCTACGATCAGGCGGTGCAGGTGGTGCTGAGCGAAAAGCGCGCGTCGATTTCGTTCGTGCAGCGTCACCTCGGGATCGGCTACAACCGCGCGGCCAACATTCTCGAAGCCATGGAAGAGGCGGGCATCGTCTCGAAGGCAAGTGCGACCGGTAAGCGGAGCATCCTCGTCAATTCCGAGCATTGA
- a CDS encoding LolA family protein: MNLRTYVTRSLVATCSALALAGAFASEGAVPGSASRESAAAPAASDAAAVKRLETFAASTPAAEGAFVQTNFDREGQVTLKASGTFAFSRPGRFDWVYLEPYDQRIVSDGTTLRLYDADLMQVTEKRLEGAIDATPAAILFGNNDFSRDWIVRELPAEGGEARIEARPKTSGAFERVVIGWSAAGLPSRMTLVDAFGQETELVFTEFNRTTPDAKRFELVVPEGTDVLTDSAF, from the coding sequence ATGAACCTTCGAACCTACGTCACCCGCAGTCTCGTTGCGACCTGCTCGGCGCTCGCGCTCGCGGGCGCTTTCGCGTCGGAGGGTGCGGTCCCCGGGAGTGCGTCCCGCGAAAGTGCCGCCGCTCCGGCGGCATCCGACGCCGCGGCCGTGAAGCGCCTCGAAACCTTTGCGGCGAGTACGCCCGCCGCCGAGGGTGCGTTCGTGCAGACCAATTTCGACCGCGAGGGTCAGGTGACGCTCAAGGCGTCGGGCACCTTCGCTTTTTCGCGCCCGGGGCGCTTCGACTGGGTGTACCTCGAACCCTACGATCAGCGGATCGTGAGCGACGGAACGACGCTTCGGCTCTACGATGCGGATCTCATGCAGGTGACGGAAAAGCGCCTGGAAGGGGCGATCGACGCGACGCCCGCTGCGATTCTTTTCGGCAACAACGACTTCTCGCGCGATTGGATCGTGCGGGAGCTGCCGGCCGAAGGGGGCGAAGCACGCATCGAAGCGCGACCGAAAACGAGCGGCGCGTTCGAGCGCGTCGTCATCGGCTGGAGCGCCGCGGGGCTTCCTTCCCGCATGACGCTCGTCGACGCCTTCGGGCAGGAAACGGAACTCGTCTTCACGGAATTCAATCGTACGACCCCGGACGCCAAGCGGTTCGAGCTCGTCGTTCCCGAAGGGACGGACGTTCTCACCGACTCCGCCTTCTGA